Proteins from a single region of Caldisericota bacterium:
- a CDS encoding NAD+ synthase — translation MENFSLNYELVKKFIIEFIKEEVHSNGFNRCVLGLSGGLDSVLVAYLSKEALGKENVKAIIMPYKTSNPASKEDALVTITHLGILYETIDVTKIADAYFKKEKEMTNIRMGNFLARTRMSILFDKSREFEALVMGTSNKSELILGYSTWHGDMAASLCPIGDLYKTQIFEFAQFMKIPKKIRTKKPSADLWPGQTDEKELGAKYIQIDSILTLYVDQRKTKDEIIAMGYSQKIVESLLNRIKKTQFKRTLPPVAKFSPRTFGLDFLYPHDLTK, via the coding sequence ATGGAAAATTTTAGCTTAAATTACGAACTTGTAAAAAAATTTATTATAGAATTTATCAAAGAAGAAGTGCACAGCAATGGATTTAATCGATGTGTCTTAGGATTATCGGGTGGATTAGACTCAGTACTTGTTGCATATTTATCAAAAGAAGCATTGGGGAAAGAAAATGTAAAAGCAATCATTATGCCTTACAAAACCAGCAACCCTGCGTCTAAAGAAGATGCACTTGTAACTATAACACACCTTGGCATTTTATATGAAACAATTGATGTCACAAAAATTGCAGATGCCTACTTTAAAAAAGAAAAAGAGATGACAAATATTAGAATGGGTAATTTCCTTGCAAGAACCAGGATGAGCATACTGTTTGATAAATCGCGAGAATTTGAAGCACTTGTAATGGGTACAAGTAACAAAAGCGAATTGATTTTAGGATACAGCACATGGCACGGAGACATGGCAGCAAGTCTTTGTCCAATCGGTGACCTGTATAAAACACAAATATTCGAATTTGCGCAATTTATGAAGATTCCGAAAAAAATCAGAACCAAAAAACCTTCTGCGGACTTATGGCCTGGGCAAACAGACGAAAAAGAACTAGGAGCAAAATACATACAAATTGATTCCATACTAACCCTTTATGTAGATCAGCGTAAAACAAAAGATGAAATCATAGCAATGGGGTACAGTCAAAAAATTGTAGAAAGTTTGCTAAATAGAATCAAAAAAACCCAATTTAAGAGGACCCTCCCTCCAGTTGCAAAATTTTCTCCTAGAACTTTTGGATTAGATTTTCTTTACCCGCATGACCTCACGAAATAA